From Desulfobacterales bacterium:
GTACAAAATTCCATGGGTATGATAAAAAGCCATAATGGAGACATTAAGGGTAAGGGGATGAGACTTTTAAATCTATCAAACAGACAAAGAAAATTGTAATGGGCAAACTAAATCTTAAAATGTCAGGTCGGGGTCCAGTTTCAAATAAAGCGCTTGCCGCTATAAAAAAGCATATCAACAAGAAAATAATCGACATTTCCGAATTGAGAGACGCAAAGATCCAATCCGAGAACATTGCAAACACAATCATTTCAGAAAAAAAGCTTTCTCAATTGGACCCCCTTCATGGAATTTATACATACGCTCAAAACATGATGTCCGTCTTCATTGAACAAATTGCTGATTTGCCCGCACTTTCAAAGCTTGCAGATGCCTATGCGAATGCTGAAGATATCTACATACCCTCAGGCCCCCCGATGAGTCCGTTGACAAGGTCCTATTTTACCTGCTGGGGATTTTTTGATCTCTGTACCGGAATTAAAAAAGAAACACTTGGAACGGTTATCATAGATGTATGCAGAGCACTGGGCATGGATCAGGGATTGATTACCGTTTTTGAACATATGCAGCAATCGCGAATGGGTGTTTATGTCCATGAGGGTTTCTCGGATGGCTATGTTCAGTTAAGAGAGATTATTACCCACGAACGAATTAATGTTATCGTTCCAAGCGGCTACAAGGGAAAATCCGGTGAGATCTGGTTAACACGAATCATGCCGGAACCGTTTCCGGAATTAAATTTCGGGTACGCTGTTGCTTTTATAAGCCCCTACATCCTTTGCGAAATGGAAAATAATAATTTCATAATTCCGTATGAAGAGAATTGGATATCATTTTTTGAAAGAAATCTGGATAAAACTGGAATAAAAGACAAAAAGCGAGCCTATGAATCCCTGATGAAATACGGCTTGAACAGACATTACTGGAACGAATATATTTTTGAAGGGTATGTGAATTACAGCCCTGAAATGATACTGCTGGCCGGATTTCCGGACACCCCCTTAAGCATGCCCCAATCAAAAGAAAGTTGCGATAAGCGGGGGTATTGACAGGCACCTGGCACGTGTTTCACAGCTTGCCTTCAGAAAAAACTTCTGGTAATAAAATTATCCGTACCGGATTCAATCCGACTGACTGGTTTTATAAAGGACGACCGAAAATTTATTTGAAGAGCCGGGTGTGTTCCATCCCGGACGAATCAAGGATGCACGCATGACAACAATCAAAACACAATCCGATAAGAGCAGGCAAAGCGATATTGTAGCCGAGGCCCGCCGCAACCGGGAACAACTCGAGAAAACCTACCGTGAACGGGCGTTCAAAATTTTCCCCTCGATCTGCGCGCGGTGCGGAAGGGAATTCAGCGGCAAACGGCTTCGGGAGCTTACTGTCCATCACAAGGATCACAATCACGACAACAACCCGCCCGACGGCAGTAACTGGGAATTGCTGTGCCTCTACTGCCACGACAATGAG
This genomic window contains:
- a CDS encoding YajD family HNH nuclease translates to MTTIKTQSDKSRQSDIVAEARRNREQLEKTYRERAFKIFPSICARCGREFSGKRLRELTVHHKDHNHDNNPPDGSNWELLCLYCHDNEHQRHEVADAYDTSTPNRNQEPASSHRPFADLEALLKGRK